One genomic segment of Streptomyces liangshanensis includes these proteins:
- a CDS encoding heme o synthase — MTAVESRPAGVVQTPSPGGRRPLRARVLAFVALTKPRIIELLLITTVPVMFLATQGVPDLWLVVTTCVGGYLSAGGANALNMYIDRDIDALMDRTSQRPLVTGMVSPRECLAFGFTLAVVSTLWFGLLVNWLSAALSLGALLFYVVVYTMILKRRTSQNIVWGGIAGCMPVLIGWSAVTDSVSWAAVILFLVIFFWTPPHYWPLSMKVKDDYARVGVPMLPVVASNRVVARQIVAYSWVMVAVSLLLTPLGYTGWFYTSVALVAGGWWLWEAHGLQSRAKSGVTGAKLKEMRLFHWSITYVSLLFVAVAVDPFLR; from the coding sequence GTGACAGCCGTCGAGTCCCGACCCGCAGGGGTCGTCCAGACTCCGAGTCCGGGGGGCCGTCGGCCGCTCAGAGCCCGCGTCCTGGCGTTCGTGGCGCTGACCAAGCCGAGGATCATCGAGCTCCTGCTCATCACCACGGTCCCGGTGATGTTCCTGGCCACCCAAGGGGTGCCGGATCTCTGGCTCGTGGTCACCACGTGTGTCGGCGGGTATCTCTCCGCGGGCGGCGCCAACGCGCTCAACATGTACATCGACCGGGACATCGACGCGCTGATGGACCGTACGTCGCAGCGTCCCCTGGTCACCGGCATGGTCTCGCCGCGCGAGTGCCTGGCGTTCGGGTTCACGCTCGCCGTGGTGTCGACGCTGTGGTTCGGGCTGCTGGTCAACTGGCTCTCGGCGGCGCTGTCCCTGGGCGCGCTGCTCTTCTACGTCGTCGTCTACACGATGATCCTCAAACGCCGTACCTCGCAGAACATCGTCTGGGGCGGCATCGCTGGCTGCATGCCGGTGCTGATCGGCTGGTCGGCGGTGACCGACTCGGTGTCCTGGGCCGCGGTCATCCTCTTCCTCGTCATCTTCTTCTGGACGCCCCCGCACTACTGGCCGCTGTCCATGAAGGTGAAGGACGACTACGCGCGCGTGGGCGTCCCGATGCTGCCGGTCGTGGCGTCCAATCGGGTGGTGGCCCGCCAGATCGTCGCCTACAGCTGGGTGATGGTCGCGGTGTCGCTGCTGCTGACCCCCCTCGGCTACACCGGCTGGTTCTACACGTCGGTGGCGCTGGTGGCGGGCGGCTGGTGGCTCTGGGAGGCGCACGGCCTCCAGTCGCGGGCGAAGTCCGGGGTGACCGGGGCGAAGCTCAAGGAGATGCGACTGTTCCACTGGTCGATCACCTATGTTTCCCTCTTGTTCGTCGCCGTGGCGGTCGATCCCTTCCTGCGGTAG
- a CDS encoding amidohydrolase family protein, giving the protein MIESLSLVDQYCHGVLRTELGLGTFEAQLGGRVGPAAPGTTFFDTQTGFAVRRWCPPLLGLEAHCPPAHYLARRRELGVLESGRRLLRSTGVTTYLVDTGLPGELTGPGEIAAAGAADAREIVRLEPLAERVADASCGVADLLSRLAESVHDAAATAVAFTSVAGVRHGPALAPEPPAHAEVRAAAGHWLTVRGPGGPLDDPVLLRHLLWLALGSGLPLQLHTGARDARAPAGGADPALVTAFASATAGLGTDLVLLGAYPYHRHAAHLTSVFPHVYADLGPALAHTGARAAAVLAEILELAPFGKLLFSSGARALPELHVVGARVFREALVRVLGGWVADGAWSLTDARRVAEMIAAGNARRLYGLSDGRGQP; this is encoded by the coding sequence ATGATCGAATCACTGTCCCTCGTGGACCAGTACTGCCACGGCGTGCTCCGCACGGAGCTGGGCCTCGGCACCTTCGAGGCCCAGCTCGGCGGCCGGGTGGGACCCGCCGCCCCGGGCACCACCTTCTTCGACACCCAGACCGGCTTCGCCGTACGGCGCTGGTGCCCGCCGCTCCTCGGCCTCGAAGCGCACTGCCCGCCCGCGCACTACCTCGCGCGCCGCCGCGAGCTGGGCGTCCTGGAGTCCGGCCGACGGCTGCTGCGCTCCACCGGGGTCACCACCTACCTGGTGGACACCGGACTGCCCGGCGAACTGACAGGACCCGGCGAGATCGCCGCCGCCGGCGCCGCCGACGCCCGGGAGATCGTCCGACTCGAACCCCTCGCCGAGCGGGTCGCCGACGCCTCCTGCGGAGTCGCCGACCTGCTGTCCCGCCTCGCCGAGTCCGTCCACGACGCGGCCGCGACGGCCGTCGCCTTCACCTCCGTGGCAGGAGTACGGCACGGGCCCGCCCTGGCCCCCGAACCGCCCGCGCACGCCGAGGTACGGGCGGCGGCGGGCCACTGGCTCACGGTGCGCGGGCCCGGCGGCCCGCTGGACGACCCGGTGCTGCTGCGGCACCTGCTCTGGCTCGCCCTCGGCTCGGGGCTCCCGCTGCAACTGCACACCGGCGCGCGCGACGCCCGCGCCCCGGCGGGCGGCGCCGACCCGGCGCTGGTCACCGCGTTCGCGAGCGCCACGGCCGGGCTCGGCACCGATCTGGTGCTGCTGGGGGCCTACCCGTACCACCGGCACGCGGCGCACCTGACGAGCGTCTTCCCGCATGTGTACGCCGACCTCGGGCCGGCTCTCGCGCACACGGGGGCGCGCGCCGCGGCCGTCCTGGCGGAGATCCTGGAACTGGCCCCGTTCGGGAAGCTGTTGTTCTCCAGCGGGGCGCGGGCGCTGCCCGAACTGCACGTGGTCGGCGCCCGGGTGTTCCGCGAGGCGCTGGTCCGGGTCCTCGGCGGCTGGGTCGCCGACGGGGCGTGGTCGCTCACCGACGCGCGGCGGGTCGCCGAGATGATCGCGGCGGGCAACGCCCGCCGGCTCTACGGGCTGTCAGACGGCCGCGGACAGCCGTGA
- a CDS encoding COX15/CtaA family protein — protein sequence MVAVLTPLAYIARRWTPSPRTLQRAALGAVLMSVVIVVTGGAVRLTGSGLGCDTWPKCTDNSLVATPEQGIHGAIEFSNRMLTYVLCAAVGWAIIAARSAKPRRRGLSRLAWSQFWIVMGNAVLGGVTVLAGLNPWTVAGHLLLAMTLLTVTTVTWLRTREGDGTPRPRVPRPVRKLSWALTASTVVLLVAGTAVTGSGPHAGDSSDVPRMPFDWTTTAHVHTAAAWVVCALSLAMWLVLRVVDAPADTRVIARNLLLVLLAQGAIGYVQYFTDVPAVLVGFHMLGSCLVWVGVVRVAMSQRERPVTTAEIPAQPDSRLSAAV from the coding sequence ATGGTTGCCGTGTTGACCCCCCTCGCCTACATCGCCCGGCGCTGGACGCCTTCGCCCCGTACGCTCCAGCGCGCCGCCCTCGGCGCCGTGTTGATGAGCGTGGTGATCGTCGTCACCGGCGGCGCGGTACGGCTGACCGGTTCCGGACTCGGCTGCGACACCTGGCCCAAGTGCACCGACAACAGCCTCGTCGCCACCCCCGAGCAGGGCATCCACGGCGCCATCGAGTTCAGCAACCGCATGCTGACGTACGTGCTGTGCGCGGCCGTCGGCTGGGCGATCATCGCGGCGCGCTCCGCGAAGCCCCGGCGGCGCGGGCTCTCCCGGCTCGCCTGGTCGCAGTTCTGGATCGTCATGGGCAACGCCGTGCTCGGCGGGGTCACCGTCCTCGCGGGCCTCAACCCCTGGACGGTGGCGGGGCATCTGCTGCTCGCCATGACCCTCCTGACGGTCACCACGGTGACCTGGCTGCGCACCCGCGAGGGCGACGGCACCCCCCGCCCGCGTGTCCCCCGCCCCGTACGGAAGCTGTCGTGGGCGCTGACCGCGTCCACGGTCGTCCTGCTCGTGGCGGGCACGGCGGTGACCGGTTCCGGGCCGCACGCGGGCGACAGCAGCGACGTCCCGCGGATGCCGTTCGACTGGACGACCACCGCCCATGTCCACACCGCCGCCGCCTGGGTCGTCTGCGCGCTGTCCCTCGCGATGTGGCTGGTGCTGCGCGTCGTCGACGCCCCGGCGGACACCCGGGTGATCGCCCGGAACCTGCTGCTGGTGCTGCTCGCGCAGGGCGCGATCGGCTACGTCCAGTACTTCACGGACGTCCCGGCCGTGCTGGTCGGCTTCCACATGCTGGGGTCGTGCCTGGTGTGGGTCGGGGTCGTGCGGGTGGCGATGAGCCAGCGCGAGCGTCCGGTGACCACCGCGGAGATCCCCGCCCAGCCCGACTCACGGCTGTCCGCGGCCGTCTGA
- a CDS encoding ABC transporter permease, which yields MSTGTSPGTGLRAGGATYAPAPGAAPLARMIAAQTAFETKLLLRNGEQLLLTVIIPSLLLVLFSTVDVVDTGAGKAVDFLAPGVLALAVMSTAFTGQAIATGFERRYGVLKRLAASPLPRWALMTAKTLSVLVTEVLQVVLLTVIAFALGWSPHGNPLVVLLLLVLGTAAFSGLGLLMAGTLKAEATLAAANLVFLLLLVGGGVIVPLDRFPDGAQTVLGLLPISALSDGLRDVLQHGAGTPWGDLGILAVWAAAGLGAAGTFFRWE from the coding sequence ATGAGCACCGGTACGAGCCCGGGGACCGGCCTGCGCGCGGGCGGCGCCACGTACGCCCCGGCGCCCGGCGCGGCGCCGCTGGCGCGCATGATCGCCGCGCAGACGGCGTTCGAGACGAAGCTGCTGCTGCGCAACGGCGAACAGCTCCTGCTGACCGTGATCATCCCCTCGCTCCTGCTGGTGCTGTTCTCGACGGTCGACGTCGTGGACACCGGCGCGGGCAAAGCGGTGGACTTCCTGGCGCCCGGCGTCCTGGCGCTCGCCGTGATGTCGACGGCGTTCACCGGACAGGCGATCGCGACGGGCTTCGAGCGGCGGTACGGGGTGCTCAAGCGCCTCGCCGCGTCACCGCTGCCGCGCTGGGCGCTGATGACCGCCAAGACGCTGTCCGTGCTGGTCACGGAGGTGCTCCAGGTCGTCCTGCTGACGGTGATCGCGTTCGCCCTGGGGTGGTCGCCGCACGGCAACCCCCTGGTGGTCCTGCTGCTCCTCGTGCTGGGCACGGCGGCGTTCTCGGGCCTCGGCCTGCTGATGGCGGGGACCCTCAAGGCGGAGGCGACGCTCGCCGCCGCGAACCTGGTCTTCCTGCTGCTGCTGGTGGGCGGCGGGGTGATCGTGCCGCTGGACCGGTTCCCGGACGGGGCGCAGACCGTGCTCGGCCTCCTGCCGATCTCGGCGCTCTCCGACGGGCTGCGGGACGTGCTCCAGCACGGCGCCGGGACCCCGTGGGGGGACCTCGGGATCCTGGCGGTCTGGGCGGCGGCGGGGCTCGGCGCGGCGGGCACGTTCTTCCGCTGGGAGTGA
- a CDS encoding ABC transporter ATP-binding protein, with product MHSVAGEPVVEIRGLIKRYGGKTALDGLDLRIGAGTVTAVLGPNGAGKTTTVEICEGYRRPDAGTVRVLGLDPVADAARLRPRIGVMLQSGGVYSGARAGEMLRHMARLHAHPLDVDALIERLGLGDCGRTTYRRLSGGQQQRLALALAVVGRPELVFLDEPTAGLDPQARRSTWDLVRELRGDGVGVVLTTHFMDEAEQLADDVVIVDAGRVIAQGSPEDLCRGGAENTLRFTGRPGLDLGSLLKALPDGTAAAELTPGAYRIGGTIDPQLLATVTSWCAQHGVMASGIAVERHTLEDVFLELTGKELRR from the coding sequence ATGCACAGCGTCGCCGGCGAACCCGTGGTCGAGATCCGGGGACTGATCAAACGGTACGGCGGGAAGACCGCGCTCGACGGCCTGGACCTGCGGATCGGGGCCGGTACGGTCACCGCGGTCCTCGGCCCCAACGGCGCCGGCAAGACCACCACGGTCGAGATCTGCGAGGGCTACCGGCGGCCGGACGCCGGCACGGTACGGGTCCTCGGCCTCGACCCCGTCGCCGACGCGGCGCGGCTGCGCCCCCGCATCGGCGTGATGCTCCAGTCCGGTGGCGTCTACTCCGGGGCGCGCGCCGGCGAGATGCTCCGCCACATGGCCCGGCTGCACGCCCATCCCCTGGACGTCGACGCGCTGATCGAGCGCCTCGGCCTCGGCGACTGCGGCCGTACGACCTACCGGCGGCTGTCCGGCGGCCAGCAGCAGCGGCTCGCCCTGGCCCTCGCTGTCGTGGGCCGCCCCGAACTGGTCTTCCTGGACGAGCCGACCGCCGGGCTCGACCCGCAGGCCCGCCGCTCCACCTGGGACCTGGTCCGCGAGCTGCGGGGCGACGGCGTCGGGGTCGTCCTCACCACCCACTTCATGGACGAGGCCGAACAGCTCGCCGACGACGTCGTGATCGTCGACGCGGGCCGGGTCATCGCCCAGGGCAGCCCCGAGGACCTGTGCCGGGGCGGCGCCGAGAACACCCTGCGCTTCACCGGCCGCCCGGGGCTCGACCTCGGCTCGCTGCTCAAGGCGCTGCCCGACGGCACCGCCGCCGCCGAGCTGACGCCGGGCGCGTACCGCATCGGCGGCACGATCGACCCGCAGCTGCTCGCCACCGTCACCTCCTGGTGCGCGCAGCACGGCGTGATGGCGTCGGGGATAGCGGTGGAGCGGCACACGCTGGAGGACGTCTTCCTCGAACTGACCGGCAAGGAGCTGCGGCGATGA
- a CDS encoding helix-turn-helix transcriptional regulator yields the protein MKYLGEAPQEELATGERSTRNRVARSILDHGPSTVSDLAGRLGLTQAAVRRHLDALAADSVVEARDQRVYGSRGRGRPAKVFALTDCGRDAFDQSYDKLAAEALRWISTAAGGGERGEAAVAAFARARIAAQAEAGRYADVVEAAGPDGRTEALAKALSADGYAATARGAANQQGEQLCQHHCPVAHVAEQYPQLCEAETEFFSQLLGTHVQRLATIAHGDGVCTTFIPRATASPPSGSPHTTDQASESNAGRNPA from the coding sequence GTGAAATACCTGGGCGAGGCTCCGCAGGAGGAACTCGCGACCGGCGAGCGCTCCACGCGCAACCGCGTCGCGCGCTCCATCCTGGACCACGGCCCGTCCACGGTCTCCGACCTGGCGGGACGCCTGGGACTCACCCAGGCGGCGGTCCGCCGCCACCTCGACGCCCTCGCCGCCGACTCCGTCGTGGAGGCCCGCGACCAGCGGGTGTACGGCTCACGCGGACGCGGCAGGCCCGCCAAGGTGTTCGCCCTGACCGACTGCGGCCGGGACGCCTTCGACCAGTCCTACGACAAGCTCGCCGCCGAGGCGCTGCGCTGGATCTCCACCGCGGCCGGCGGCGGGGAGCGGGGCGAGGCGGCCGTCGCCGCGTTCGCCCGCGCCCGGATCGCCGCGCAGGCCGAGGCCGGGCGGTACGCCGACGTGGTCGAGGCCGCGGGGCCGGACGGGCGCACGGAGGCGCTGGCCAAGGCCCTGAGCGCCGACGGGTACGCTGCCACGGCGCGCGGCGCGGCGAACCAGCAGGGCGAGCAGCTCTGCCAGCACCACTGCCCGGTCGCGCACGTCGCGGAGCAGTACCCCCAGCTGTGCGAGGCGGAGACGGAATTTTTCTCCCAGCTGCTCGGTACGCATGTACAACGGCTGGCCACGATCGCCCACGGCGACGGGGTCTGCACGACGTTCATCCCCCGGGCCACCGCGTCACCGCCGAGCGGGTCCCCGCACACCACTGACCAAGCATCCGAAAGCAACGCCGGGAGGAACCCCGCATGA
- the sufB gene encoding Fe-S cluster assembly protein SufB — protein MTLPTETAHPELDGLGTYEFGWADSDAAGAAAKRGLSEAVVRDISQKKNEPEWMLKLRLKGLKLFGKKPMPSWGSDLSGIHFDNIKYFVRSTEKQAESWEDLPEDIKNTYDKLGIPEAEKQRLVAGVAAQYESEVVYHQIREDLEEKGVIFKDTDTALRENPELFQEYFGTVIPVGDNKFASLNSAVWSGGSFIYVPKGVHVDIPLQAYFRINTENMGQFERTLIIVDEDAYVHYVEGCTAPIYSSDSLHSAVVEIIVKKGGRCRYTTIQNWSNNVYNLVTKRAVAYEGATMEWVDGNIGSKVTMKYPAVYLMGEHAKGETLSIAFAGEGQHQDAGAKMVHMAPNTSSNIVSKSVARGGGRTSYRGLIEIGEGAHGSKSNVLCDALLVDTISRSDTYPYVDVREDDVSMGHEATVSKVSEDQLFYLMSRGLSEFEAMAMIVRGFVEPIAKELPMEYALELNRLIELQMEGSVG, from the coding sequence ATGACGCTCCCCACGGAGACCGCCCACCCCGAACTCGATGGCCTGGGCACCTACGAATTCGGCTGGGCCGACTCGGACGCCGCCGGCGCCGCCGCCAAGCGCGGTCTCTCCGAGGCTGTCGTGCGCGACATCTCCCAGAAGAAGAACGAGCCGGAGTGGATGCTCAAGCTGCGGCTCAAGGGCCTCAAGCTCTTCGGCAAGAAGCCGATGCCGAGCTGGGGCTCCGACCTCTCCGGCATCCACTTTGACAACATCAAGTACTTCGTGCGGTCCACGGAGAAGCAGGCGGAGTCCTGGGAGGACCTGCCCGAGGACATCAAGAACACGTACGACAAGCTCGGCATCCCCGAGGCGGAGAAGCAGCGCCTCGTCGCCGGCGTCGCCGCGCAGTACGAGTCGGAGGTCGTCTACCACCAGATCCGTGAGGACCTGGAGGAGAAGGGTGTCATCTTCAAGGACACCGACACCGCGCTCAGGGAGAACCCGGAGCTGTTCCAGGAGTACTTCGGCACGGTCATCCCGGTCGGCGACAACAAGTTCGCGTCGCTGAACTCGGCCGTGTGGTCCGGCGGATCGTTCATCTACGTGCCGAAGGGCGTGCACGTCGACATCCCGCTCCAGGCCTACTTCCGTATCAACACGGAGAACATGGGCCAGTTCGAGCGGACGCTGATCATCGTCGACGAGGACGCGTACGTTCACTACGTCGAGGGCTGTACGGCCCCGATCTACTCCTCGGACTCGCTGCACAGCGCCGTGGTCGAGATCATCGTGAAGAAGGGCGGCCGCTGCCGCTACACGACGATCCAGAACTGGTCGAACAACGTCTACAACCTCGTCACCAAGCGCGCCGTGGCGTACGAGGGCGCGACCATGGAGTGGGTCGACGGCAACATCGGCTCCAAGGTCACCATGAAGTACCCGGCCGTGTACCTGATGGGCGAGCACGCCAAGGGCGAGACCCTGTCCATCGCCTTCGCGGGCGAGGGCCAGCACCAGGACGCCGGCGCCAAGATGGTCCACATGGCCCCCAACACCTCGTCGAACATCGTCTCCAAGTCGGTGGCGCGCGGCGGCGGCCGTACCTCGTACCGCGGTCTCATCGAGATCGGCGAAGGCGCCCACGGCTCCAAGTCCAACGTGCTGTGCGACGCGCTGCTGGTCGACACCATCTCGCGCTCCGACACCTACCCGTACGTGGACGTCCGCGAGGACGACGTGTCCATGGGCCACGAGGCGACCGTCTCCAAGGTCTCCGAGGACCAGCTCTTCTACCTGATGAGCCGCGGCCTCTCCGAGTTCGAGGCGATGGCGATGATCGTGCGCGGATTCGTCGAGCCGATCGCCAAGGAACTGCCGATGGAGTACGCGCTGGAACTCAACCGGCTGATCGAGCTCCAGATGGAGGGCTCCGTCGGCTGA
- the sufD gene encoding Fe-S cluster assembly protein SufD: MAEAQNIPAGSTTAGSIAVAAESTVATRMSAPPSFDVADFPVPHGREEEWRFTPLERLRGLHDGTAVATDGSVTVEVNAPDGVTVETVGRDDARIGKAGTPVDRIAAQAYSSFEKASVVSVAKETVLTEPIRIDVRGEGGTAYAHQVIELGAFAEAVVVIDHTGDAVLASNVDYLIGDGAKLTVVSVQDWDDKAVHVAQHNALVGRDASFKSIVVTFGGDLVRLHPRVQYAGPGGEAELFGLYFTDRGQHQEHRLLVDHNAPNCKSNAAYKGALQGQDAHAVWIGDVLIRVMAEGTDTYEMNRNLVLTDGARVDSVPNLEIETGEIAGAGHASATGRFDDEQLFYLMSRGIPQAEARRLVVRGFFAELVQQIGLPDVEERLLTKIETELEATL; encoded by the coding sequence ATGGCTGAGGCTCAGAACATTCCGGCGGGCTCCACCACCGCCGGTTCGATCGCGGTGGCCGCCGAGTCGACCGTCGCCACGCGCATGAGCGCGCCCCCCTCCTTCGACGTGGCGGACTTCCCCGTCCCGCACGGCCGTGAGGAGGAGTGGCGGTTCACGCCGCTGGAGCGGCTGCGTGGCCTGCACGACGGCACCGCCGTCGCCACGGACGGCAGCGTCACCGTCGAGGTGAACGCCCCCGACGGCGTCACCGTCGAGACCGTCGGCCGCGACGACGCGCGCATCGGCAAGGCCGGTACGCCGGTGGACCGCATCGCCGCCCAGGCGTACTCCTCCTTCGAGAAGGCCTCGGTCGTCTCGGTGGCCAAGGAGACCGTCCTGACCGAACCGATCAGGATCGACGTCCGCGGCGAGGGCGGCACCGCCTACGCGCACCAGGTCATCGAGCTCGGCGCCTTCGCCGAGGCCGTCGTGGTCATCGACCACACCGGTGACGCGGTGCTCGCCTCGAACGTCGACTACCTGATCGGCGACGGCGCGAAGCTCACCGTCGTCTCCGTCCAGGACTGGGACGACAAGGCCGTCCACGTCGCCCAGCACAACGCGCTGGTCGGCCGCGACGCATCGTTCAAGTCGATCGTCGTCACCTTCGGCGGCGACCTCGTACGGCTCCACCCGCGCGTCCAGTACGCGGGCCCCGGCGGCGAGGCCGAGCTGTTCGGCCTCTACTTCACCGACCGCGGCCAGCACCAGGAGCACCGCCTCCTGGTCGACCACAACGCGCCCAACTGCAAGTCGAACGCCGCCTACAAGGGCGCGCTCCAGGGCCAGGACGCCCACGCCGTCTGGATCGGCGACGTCCTCATCCGCGTCATGGCGGAAGGCACCGACACGTACGAGATGAACCGCAACCTCGTCCTCACGGACGGCGCCCGGGTCGACTCCGTGCCGAACCTGGAGATCGAGACCGGCGAGATCGCCGGCGCCGGACACGCCTCGGCGACCGGCCGGTTCGACGACGAGCAGCTGTTCTACCTGATGTCCCGCGGCATCCCGCAGGCCGAGGCGCGCCGCCTCGTCGTCCGCGGCTTCTTCGCCGAGCTGGTCCAGCAGATCGGACTGCCCGACGTCGAGGAGCGCCTGCTGACGAAGATCGAGACGGAGCTGGAGGCGACGCTGTGA
- a CDS encoding non-heme iron oxygenase ferredoxin subunit translates to MPTTFVRVCGLGELEEDTPKRVELDGTPVAVVLTEGEVFAINDICSHANVSLSEGEVEDCMIECWLHGSSFDLRTGKPSSLPATRPVPVYPVQIQGDDVLVSVTQES, encoded by the coding sequence GTGCCGACCACCTTCGTCCGCGTCTGCGGCCTCGGCGAGCTGGAGGAGGACACCCCGAAGCGGGTGGAACTCGACGGCACGCCGGTCGCCGTCGTCCTCACCGAGGGCGAGGTGTTCGCGATCAACGACATCTGCTCGCACGCGAACGTGTCGCTCTCGGAGGGAGAGGTCGAGGACTGCATGATCGAGTGCTGGCTGCACGGCTCCAGCTTCGACCTCCGTACCGGCAAGCCGTCCAGTCTTCCCGCGACGCGCCCCGTCCCCGTGTACCCCGTACAGATCCAAGGGGACGATGTGCTCGTCTCCGTCACCCAGGAGTCCTGA
- the sufC gene encoding Fe-S cluster assembly ATPase SufC — protein MATLEINDLHVTVEAEGGPREILKGVDLTVKQGETHAIMGPNGSGKSTLAYSLAGHPKYTITGGTVTLDGEDVLAMTVDERARAGLFLAMQYPVEVPGVSVSNFLRTSATAIRGEAPKLRTWVKEVRETMERLQMDPAFAERNVNEGFSGGEKKRHEILQLELLKPHIAILDETDSGLDVDALRVVSEGVNRVKETGEVGTLLITHYTRILRYIKPDFVHVFAQGRIAESGGAELADKLENEGYEAYTKGGVTA, from the coding sequence ATGGCAACGCTTGAAATCAACGACCTGCACGTCACCGTCGAGGCGGAGGGCGGCCCCCGCGAGATCCTCAAGGGCGTCGACCTGACCGTCAAGCAGGGCGAGACGCACGCCATCATGGGCCCCAACGGCTCCGGCAAGTCGACCCTCGCGTACTCGCTGGCGGGCCACCCCAAGTACACGATCACCGGCGGCACGGTGACGCTCGACGGCGAGGACGTCCTCGCGATGACCGTCGACGAGCGCGCCCGCGCCGGCCTCTTCCTCGCCATGCAGTACCCGGTCGAGGTCCCCGGCGTCTCCGTGTCGAACTTCCTGCGGACGTCGGCCACCGCGATCCGCGGCGAGGCCCCCAAGCTGCGCACCTGGGTGAAGGAGGTCCGGGAGACGATGGAACGCCTCCAGATGGACCCGGCCTTCGCCGAGCGCAACGTCAACGAGGGTTTCTCCGGCGGCGAGAAGAAGCGCCACGAGATCCTCCAGCTCGAACTGCTCAAGCCGCACATCGCGATCCTCGACGAGACCGACTCCGGCCTCGACGTGGACGCCCTGCGGGTCGTCTCCGAAGGCGTCAACCGCGTCAAGGAGACCGGCGAGGTCGGCACCCTGCTGATCACGCACTACACGCGGATTCTCCGCTACATCAAGCCCGACTTCGTGCATGTCTTCGCCCAGGGCCGTATCGCCGAGTCCGGCGGTGCGGAGCTGGCCGACAAGCTGGAGAACGAGGGCTACGAGGCGTACACGAAGGGTGGCGTCACCGCGTGA
- a CDS encoding cysteine desulfurase, translating into MTQLPGLLTPSSAPSGRLLDEAIRKDFPLLDRVVHDGKKIVYLDNAATSQKPRQVLDALNEYYEQHNANVHRGVHVLAEEATALYEGARDKVAAFINAPSRDEVIFTKNASESLNLVANMLGWADEPYRVDSDTEIVITEMEHHSNIVPWQLLSQRTGAKLKWFGLTDDGRLDLSNIDEIITEKTKIVSFVLVSNILGTVNPVEAIVRRAQQVGALVLIDASQAAPHMPVDVQALQADFVAFTGHKMCGPTGIGVLWGRQELLEDLPPFLGGGEMIETVSMHSSTYAPAPHKFEAGTPPIAQAIGLGAAVDYLSAIGMDKIHAHEQAITEYAVRRLLEVPDLRIIGPATAEERGAAISFTLGDIHPHDVGQVLDEQGIAVRVGHHCARPVCLRYGIPATTRASFYLYSTPAEVDALVEGLEHVRNFFG; encoded by the coding sequence GTGACACAGCTGCCGGGCCTCCTCACACCGTCGAGCGCGCCGTCGGGACGGCTGCTCGACGAGGCGATCCGCAAGGACTTCCCCCTGCTGGATCGTGTGGTCCATGACGGGAAGAAGATCGTTTACCTGGACAACGCGGCGACGTCCCAGAAGCCGCGCCAGGTCCTCGACGCCCTCAACGAGTACTACGAGCAGCACAACGCCAATGTCCACCGTGGCGTGCATGTGCTCGCCGAGGAGGCCACGGCGCTGTACGAGGGCGCGCGCGACAAGGTCGCCGCCTTCATCAACGCACCCAGCCGCGACGAGGTGATCTTCACCAAGAACGCCTCGGAGTCGCTCAACCTCGTGGCGAACATGCTCGGCTGGGCCGACGAGCCGTACCGGGTCGACAGCGACACCGAGATCGTCATCACGGAGATGGAGCACCACTCCAACATCGTGCCGTGGCAGCTGCTCTCGCAGCGCACCGGCGCGAAGCTGAAGTGGTTCGGCCTCACCGACGACGGCCGGCTCGACCTCTCGAACATCGACGAGATCATCACCGAGAAGACGAAGATCGTCTCCTTCGTGCTGGTCTCCAACATCCTCGGGACGGTCAACCCGGTCGAGGCGATCGTCCGGCGCGCGCAGCAGGTCGGCGCCCTCGTGCTGATCGACGCCTCGCAGGCCGCGCCGCACATGCCGGTCGACGTCCAGGCCCTCCAGGCCGACTTCGTGGCCTTCACCGGCCACAAGATGTGCGGTCCGACGGGCATCGGCGTCCTCTGGGGCCGCCAGGAGCTGCTGGAGGACCTCCCGCCGTTCCTGGGCGGCGGCGAGATGATCGAGACCGTGTCGATGCACTCGTCGACGTACGCCCCCGCGCCGCACAAGTTCGAGGCGGGTACGCCCCCGATCGCCCAGGCCATCGGCCTCGGCGCGGCCGTGGACTACCTCTCCGCGATCGGCATGGACAAGATCCACGCGCACGAGCAGGCGATCACCGAGTACGCGGTGCGCCGCCTGCTGGAGGTGCCCGACCTGCGCATCATCGGCCCCGCCACGGCCGAGGAGCGCGGCGCCGCGATCTCCTTCACGCTGGGGGACATCCACCCCCACGACGTGGGGCAGGTGCTCGACGAACAGGGCATCGCGGTCCGGGTCGGCCACCACTGCGCGCGGCCGGTCTGCCTGCGGTACGGAATTCCGGCGACCACACGGGCGTCTTTCTATCTGTACTCCACACCCGCCGAGGTCGACGCTCTGGTCGAAGGGCTGGAGCACGTCCGTAACTTCTTCGGATGA